One window of the Lactococcus lactis genome contains the following:
- a CDS encoding Gfo/Idh/MocA family protein, translated as MLKIGIMGAAKIVPRFVAGVKESGQAEVTGIAARNKEKAQKAALELEIPQVYDDYASLVNAAEIDLIYIPLINKQHYPQAKMALEAGKNVLLEKPFTLTLEESQELFKIANEKNLFLMEAQKSVFLPVMAQIKKWLDANEIGKISRLAINDFRPHTNRESWALDIKEGGGAFIMHASYPLSVLQFLFGTGFDAAKGIYWSSEENKADLDYEILLKKAEIMINISLSTRLDKPNTFIIYGEKGEISVPNYWKSNQASLIKNDGTVEEFSHPMPSEFSYEIDEIAELINKGKKKSEKLSPEMTMTTVKIVEDLYQEWFGKEWPNIK; from the coding sequence ATGTTAAAAATCGGAATTATGGGTGCCGCTAAAATTGTTCCAAGATTTGTAGCAGGTGTAAAAGAGAGTGGTCAAGCTGAAGTTACTGGGATTGCCGCCAGAAATAAGGAAAAAGCACAAAAAGCCGCTTTGGAATTAGAAATTCCACAAGTTTATGATGATTATGCAAGCTTAGTAAATGCAGCAGAAATTGATTTAATCTATATTCCACTCATCAATAAACAACATTATCCTCAAGCAAAAATGGCTTTAGAAGCAGGTAAAAATGTACTTCTAGAAAAACCATTTACCTTGACTCTTGAAGAAAGTCAGGAATTATTCAAGATAGCAAATGAAAAAAATCTTTTTTTGATGGAAGCTCAAAAATCTGTTTTCCTACCTGTGATGGCCCAAATCAAAAAATGGCTTGATGCCAATGAAATTGGTAAAATATCTCGTCTTGCAATAAATGATTTCAGACCCCATACCAACCGGGAGAGCTGGGCCTTAGACATAAAAGAAGGCGGTGGCGCTTTTATCATGCATGCCAGCTATCCACTCTCTGTCTTACAATTCTTATTTGGAACAGGTTTTGATGCAGCAAAAGGAATTTATTGGTCTTCTGAAGAAAATAAAGCAGATTTAGATTACGAAATTCTCTTAAAAAAAGCAGAAATTATGATTAATATTTCACTTAGCACGCGCTTAGATAAACCAAATACATTTATCATTTATGGTGAAAAAGGAGAAATTTCAGTTCCAAATTATTGGAAATCAAACCAAGCCAGTCTTATTAAAAATGATGGAACGGTTGAAGAATTTTCTCATCCAATGCCAAGTGAATTCAGCTATGAGATTGATGAAATTGCTGAACTAATCAATAAGGGCAAGAAAAAAAGTGAAAAACTTTCCCCAGAAATGACAATGACGACAGTCAAAATTGTGGAAGACCTATACCAAGAATGGTTTGGTAAAGAGTGGCCAAATATAAAATAA
- the msrA gene encoding peptide-methionine (S)-S-oxide reductase MsrA, which translates to MSTERAIFAGGCFWCMVEPFEERPGILAVTSGYTGGHIEYPTYDQVLSKASGHTEAVEILFDNELISYDKLLDIYWSLIDPTDADGQIYDRGANYRPVIFVESEEQRIAAQKSKIALEKSGIWDKPIVVPIEEAKTFWPAEEYHQQYYKKDPKRYQAMHKARERYLALQRFKGKFKFLRKNTR; encoded by the coding sequence ATGAGTACAGAACGAGCTATTTTTGCTGGTGGTTGTTTTTGGTGTATGGTTGAACCTTTTGAAGAACGTCCAGGTATTTTGGCTGTAACTAGTGGTTATACTGGTGGACATATCGAATACCCTACTTATGACCAAGTCCTCTCAAAAGCTTCTGGCCATACGGAAGCAGTTGAAATTTTATTTGATAATGAATTGATTTCTTATGATAAACTATTAGATATTTATTGGTCATTGATTGACCCCACTGATGCTGACGGACAAATTTATGACCGAGGTGCAAATTATCGTCCAGTGATTTTTGTTGAAAGTGAAGAACAAAGAATTGCTGCTCAAAAAAGTAAAATTGCCTTAGAGAAATCTGGAATTTGGGATAAACCAATTGTTGTTCCGATTGAAGAGGCAAAAACTTTTTGGCCAGCTGAAGAATATCATCAACAATACTATAAAAAAGATCCTAAACGTTACCAAGCGATGCACAAAGCACGTGAACGTTATTTAGCCTTACAACGTTTTAAAGGGAAATTTAAATTTTTAAGAAAAAACACTAGATAA
- a CDS encoding dihydroorotate oxidase, translated as MLKTTFANAEFANPFMNASGVHCMTTEDLEELKASQAGAYITKSSTLEKREGNPLPRYVDLELGSINSMGLPNLGFDYYLDYVLKNQKEKAQEAPIFFSIAGMSAAENIAMLKKIQESNFSGITELNLSCPNVPGKPQLAYDFEATEKLLKEVFTFFTKPLGVKLPPYFDLVHFDIMAEILNQFPLTYVNSVNSIGNGLFIDSEAESVVIKPKDGFGGIGGAYIKPTALANVRAFYTRLKPEIQIIGTGGIETGQDAFEHLLCGATMLQIGTALHKEGPAIFDRIIKELEEIMDKKGYQSIADFHGKLKSL; from the coding sequence ATGCTAAAAACAACTTTTGCAAATGCGGAATTCGCTAATCCATTCATGAACGCTTCAGGAGTCCATTGTATGACAACTGAGGATTTAGAAGAATTAAAAGCCTCTCAAGCAGGGGCCTATATCACCAAAAGTTCCACATTAGAAAAAAGAGAAGGTAATCCACTCCCACGTTATGTTGACTTAGAATTAGGCTCAATTAATTCTATGGGCCTACCTAACCTAGGGTTTGATTACTACTTAGATTATGTTTTAAAAAATCAAAAAGAAAAGGCTCAAGAAGCGCCAATCTTCTTTTCCATTGCTGGTATGAGCGCAGCCGAAAATATCGCTATGCTTAAGAAAATTCAAGAAAGTAATTTTTCAGGAATTACAGAATTGAACCTTTCTTGTCCAAATGTCCCTGGGAAACCACAGCTTGCTTATGATTTTGAAGCCACTGAAAAACTCCTAAAAGAAGTTTTTACCTTCTTCACAAAGCCTTTAGGTGTAAAACTTCCTCCTTATTTTGACCTCGTTCATTTTGATATCATGGCAGAAATCCTCAATCAATTTCCGTTGACTTATGTTAACTCAGTCAATAGTATTGGGAATGGACTTTTTATTGATTCAGAAGCAGAAAGCGTAGTTATTAAGCCTAAAGACGGTTTTGGTGGAATTGGTGGAGCATACATCAAACCAACAGCGCTTGCAAATGTTCGGGCTTTCTATACTCGACTCAAACCTGAAATTCAAATCATTGGAACAGGTGGTATTGAAACAGGACAAGATGCCTTTGAACACCTCTTATGTGGAGCTACAATGCTTCAAATTGGTACAGCTTTACACAAAGAAGGCCCTGCAATCTTTGATAGAATTATTAAAGAATTAGAAGAAATTATGGATAAAAAAGGCTATCAATCAATTGCTGATTTCCATGGAAAATTAAAATCATTATAA
- a CDS encoding putative ABC transporter permease: MEIFMTFIVYSFVGWIWETFYCSFKDRHFVFRGFLLGPYCPVYGFGVSAVLLLVPDTGNLFSLYLNTIVIVTVVEFIGSWILEKFFNMKLWDYSTLPFNIEGRVAVPVSLFWGVGCIILIKLVNPPVQNWIHDFNELTHSWGVILILIIFLADLVSTFIFTISTKKEVLAMIDDSDKENAAIKEFRLKHLFANHETAANRIKVLELLKNKPLKLKHYNLRRILKNYPNMNLTKKR, encoded by the coding sequence ATGGAAATTTTTATGACTTTTATCGTTTATTCTTTTGTTGGTTGGATATGGGAGACCTTTTATTGCTCATTTAAAGACCGGCATTTTGTTTTTAGAGGTTTTTTATTAGGCCCTTATTGCCCTGTTTATGGTTTTGGCGTCTCTGCCGTCTTACTTTTAGTTCCAGATACCGGAAATTTATTCAGCCTTTATCTTAATACGATTGTGATTGTGACAGTCGTTGAATTCATTGGAAGTTGGATTTTAGAGAAATTCTTTAATATGAAGTTATGGGACTACTCAACCCTCCCTTTCAATATTGAAGGAAGAGTGGCTGTTCCCGTTTCATTATTTTGGGGTGTAGGTTGTATTATCTTAATTAAATTAGTTAATCCACCTGTTCAAAATTGGATTCATGATTTTAATGAATTAACCCACAGTTGGGGTGTGATTTTGATATTAATTATCTTTCTGGCTGACCTTGTTTCAACATTTATTTTTACGATTTCAACCAAAAAAGAAGTCTTGGCTATGATTGATGATTCTGACAAAGAAAATGCAGCAATCAAAGAATTTCGTCTTAAACATCTCTTTGCAAACCATGAAACAGCAGCAAATCGGATAAAAGTATTAGAATTACTTAAAAATAAACCTCTAAAATTAAAACATTATAATTTGCGCAGAATTCTCAAAAACTATCCAAATATGAATTTGACCAAAAAACGATAA
- a CDS encoding bacteriocin immunity protein, translating into MNKTFEKEEILNELYNLILDRNIRDWERQCLLHTKVQLENQGQLADELAKLEVTLRPLALRYNLTPKVAEFYQKISNSKLFGRGVGGII; encoded by the coding sequence ATGAATAAAACATTTGAAAAAGAAGAAATTTTAAATGAACTCTATAATCTTATATTAGACCGAAATATTCGTGACTGGGAACGCCAGTGTTTACTTCATACGAAAGTTCAATTAGAAAATCAAGGTCAACTTGCAGATGAGTTAGCAAAATTAGAAGTGACCTTAAGACCACTGGCATTACGCTATAATCTTACACCAAAGGTCGCTGAATTTTATCAAAAAATTTCCAACAGCAAACTCTTTGGTCGAGGAGTTGGTGGCATTATATAA
- a CDS encoding zinc-dependent alcohol dehydrogenase family protein has product MKSAYFVEKNKMEVREFPKAQLVKETDAIIKIVRACVCGSDLWWFRGISERQPGPVGHEAIGLIEEVGTGVKNFKVGDFVIVPFTHGCGHCPICLAGFEANCPNAKDGVNGGYQGEFYRSINADGALVKIPGQPSDYSDDQLASLTTLADVMPTGFHAAKAADVHEGDTVVVFGDGAVGLCAVISAKLLGAKRIIAMSRHEDRAALARDFGATDIIAERGEEAIQKIMFLTNGYGADAALECVGTKQAIESAFQAVRAGGRVGRVGVPHDVDYNEWIDSLFWKNIQLGGGVASVARWDKEILLEAVLSGEINPGRVFTAEFSLDEIQKAYEAMDQRTAIKSLLRISEG; this is encoded by the coding sequence ATGAAATCAGCTTATTTTGTCGAAAAAAATAAAATGGAAGTTAGAGAATTTCCCAAAGCGCAACTTGTAAAAGAAACAGATGCTATCATAAAAATTGTTCGTGCCTGCGTATGTGGTTCCGATTTATGGTGGTTCCGTGGGATTTCTGAACGTCAACCTGGACCGGTAGGGCATGAAGCTATTGGTCTGATTGAAGAAGTAGGCACCGGAGTTAAAAACTTTAAAGTAGGAGATTTTGTCATTGTTCCCTTTACGCACGGTTGTGGACACTGTCCAATTTGTTTGGCTGGCTTTGAAGCCAATTGTCCAAATGCAAAAGACGGTGTGAATGGCGGCTATCAAGGAGAATTCTATCGGTCGATTAATGCTGATGGTGCACTTGTCAAAATCCCGGGCCAACCAAGTGATTATTCTGATGATCAGTTGGCTTCATTGACGACTTTAGCTGATGTCATGCCTACAGGTTTTCATGCAGCTAAAGCAGCAGATGTCCATGAAGGTGATACAGTGGTTGTCTTTGGTGATGGAGCGGTTGGACTTTGTGCAGTGATTTCAGCTAAACTTTTAGGAGCAAAACGGATTATTGCCATGAGTCGCCATGAAGACCGTGCAGCACTTGCGCGTGACTTTGGTGCAACAGATATTATTGCTGAACGTGGTGAAGAAGCGATTCAAAAAATAATGTTCTTAACCAATGGTTATGGTGCAGATGCTGCCTTAGAATGTGTCGGAACAAAACAAGCAATTGAATCTGCTTTTCAAGCGGTAAGAGCAGGAGGGCGAGTAGGTCGTGTGGGAGTTCCTCATGATGTTGATTACAATGAATGGATTGATTCTCTTTTTTGGAAAAATATTCAACTTGGAGGTGGAGTAGCCTCTGTCGCACGCTGGGATAAGGAAATCTTACTTGAAGCAGTTTTAAGTGGGGAGATTAATCCAGGCCGTGTCTTTACAGCAGAATTTAGCTTAGATGAAATTCAAAAAGCATATGAAGCAATGGATCAACGTACAGCAATTAAATCTCTATTGAGAATTTCAGAGGGATAA
- a CDS encoding thymidylate synthase has protein sequence MTYADKIFKQNIQNILDNGVFSENARPKYKDGQTANSKYVTGSFVTYDLQKGEFPITTLRPIPIKSAIKELMWIYQDQTSELAILEEKYGVKYWGEWGIGDGTIGQRYGATVKKYNIIGKLLDGLAKNPWNRRNIINLWQYEDFEETEGLLPCAFQTMFDVRREQDGQIYLDATLIQRSNDMLVAHHINAMQYVALQMMIAKHFSWKVGKFFYFVNNLHIYDNQFEQANELVKRTASDKEPRLVLNVPDGTNFFDIKPEDFELVDYEPVKPQLKFVLAI, from the coding sequence ATGACTTACGCAGACAAGATTTTTAAACAAAATATCCAAAATATCCTTGATAACGGTGTTTTTTCAGAAAATGCACGTCCCAAGTATAAGGATGGTCAAACCGCAAATAGTAAGTATGTAACAGGCTCTTTCGTTACTTATGATTTGCAAAAAGGTGAGTTTCCAATTACCACTTTGCGTCCAATTCCAATTAAATCGGCAATTAAAGAATTGATGTGGATTTATCAAGATCAAACAAGTGAACTTGCTATTCTTGAAGAAAAATATGGAGTCAAATACTGGGGCGAATGGGGAATTGGCGACGGTACGATTGGACAACGCTATGGGGCAACAGTCAAAAAATATAATATTATTGGAAAATTATTGGATGGTTTAGCAAAAAATCCTTGGAATCGCCGTAATATCATTAATCTTTGGCAATATGAAGATTTTGAGGAAACTGAAGGACTTTTGCCTTGTGCTTTCCAAACAATGTTTGATGTTCGCCGTGAACAAGATGGTCAGATTTACTTGGATGCGACTCTTATTCAACGTTCAAATGATATGCTTGTTGCGCATCATATCAATGCCATGCAATATGTTGCTTTACAAATGATGATTGCAAAACATTTTTCTTGGAAAGTTGGAAAATTTTTCTATTTCGTAAATAATTTGCATATTTATGATAATCAGTTTGAACAGGCAAATGAGTTAGTTAAGCGAACAGCTTCTGACAAGGAGCCCCGTTTGGTGCTTAATGTTCCTGACGGAACAAACTTTTTCGATATTAAACCAGAAGATTTTGAGCTTGTGGACTATGAACCGGTAAAACCTCAATTAAAATTTGTTTTGGCAATTTAG
- a CDS encoding MarR family winged helix-turn-helix transcriptional regulator, with amino-acid sequence MRTKKEAIGRLLKVASNQMSREFDNFAAQLDLTGQQMSILDFLGNQSEEDSGKEISQTMIELEFNIRRSTTTEILQRMEKRQLIKRKASPTDARQKSVELTEEGKQYLPEIRTYIQGHNQKALAGLSAEEIAAVEKFLNNFSMQKGKE; translated from the coding sequence ATGCGAACTAAAAAAGAAGCAATTGGACGACTTTTAAAAGTTGCCAGCAATCAAATGTCACGAGAGTTTGATAATTTTGCAGCTCAGCTTGATTTGACGGGTCAGCAAATGTCAATATTAGATTTTCTTGGAAACCAGAGTGAAGAAGACTCAGGAAAAGAAATCAGTCAGACGATGATTGAATTAGAATTTAATATCCGACGTTCTACAACAACGGAAATTTTGCAACGTATGGAAAAACGGCAGTTGATTAAGAGAAAAGCGAGCCCAACAGATGCTCGTCAAAAATCAGTTGAATTAACTGAAGAAGGTAAACAATATCTACCTGAAATTAGAACATATATCCAAGGTCATAATCAAAAAGCTTTGGCGGGTTTGTCAGCAGAGGAGATTGCTGCAGTTGAAAAATTTCTTAATAATTTTAGCATGCAGAAAGGAAAAGAATGA
- a CDS encoding MFS transporter, translating into MNTELETNTANHKISAKTRFSIVAVALVAFMGILAETSLNVTFPTLEKTFGLPLSTVQWVTTAYLLVVAIVMPTSSYISQRFQNRTLFFSGLIFFTLGDLLSLISPNFTILMAGRLIQGIGTGIAIPLMFNLVLTKIPRERVGLWMGFAGMILSIAPALGPTYGGLLTGTLGWRMIFAIILIIPICLFPLGAWAIEKSEKKRPGKFDFIAFIFLSLAMTSALLALDSLSSAHFSWIWLVVFILGLIAFIWRSKTSTLNFIDINVFKSPTFTLSVLVYCILQFVNLGINFIIPNFLQVSLGATSTLAGFSLLPGSLIGSAAQGPIGALYDRKGAKKILYSGNTVFFIALVLLTIFTKNLTLLGVMGLYVVFTIGRSSSFATTMTNSLAQLPHDKAASGNAWFTTTSQFAASAGTATASLIATKSSNLTTGTQHVFMFFLCLALLNFVFYTLILNKKIK; encoded by the coding sequence ATGAACACAGAATTAGAAACAAATACAGCCAATCATAAAATTAGCGCGAAAACGCGCTTTTCAATTGTCGCCGTGGCCCTTGTGGCTTTTATGGGGATATTAGCAGAAACAAGTTTGAATGTCACGTTTCCAACGCTTGAAAAGACCTTCGGACTTCCACTGAGTACGGTTCAGTGGGTAACGACCGCTTATTTATTAGTTGTTGCGATTGTTATGCCAACGAGTTCATATATTAGTCAACGCTTTCAAAATAGGACTTTATTTTTTTCAGGACTAATCTTTTTTACCCTTGGAGATTTACTGAGTTTAATTTCTCCGAATTTTACTATTTTAATGGCGGGACGCTTAATTCAAGGAATCGGGACTGGTATTGCCATTCCATTGATGTTTAATCTTGTCTTAACTAAAATTCCGCGTGAGAGAGTAGGACTTTGGATGGGATTTGCTGGGATGATTTTGAGTATTGCCCCAGCACTTGGACCAACTTATGGTGGACTTTTAACAGGGACTTTAGGTTGGCGAATGATTTTTGCAATTATTTTGATTATCCCAATCTGTCTCTTTCCTTTAGGAGCTTGGGCTATTGAGAAAAGTGAAAAAAAACGTCCAGGTAAATTTGATTTTATTGCTTTTATATTTTTGTCATTAGCAATGACCAGCGCTCTTTTAGCTTTAGATTCACTTTCAAGTGCTCATTTTTCATGGATCTGGTTAGTGGTCTTTATCTTGGGGTTGATTGCTTTTATTTGGCGTTCAAAAACAAGTACATTGAATTTTATTGATATCAATGTTTTTAAGAGCCCAACTTTTACTTTGTCTGTCCTAGTTTATTGTATTTTACAATTTGTCAATTTGGGAATTAACTTTATCATTCCTAACTTCTTACAAGTTTCGTTAGGAGCTACAAGTACATTAGCAGGTTTTTCTTTATTGCCTGGTTCATTAATTGGTTCAGCAGCACAAGGTCCAATTGGTGCGCTCTATGACCGCAAAGGGGCCAAGAAGATTTTATATAGTGGAAATACTGTATTCTTTATCGCTCTTGTTTTATTAACGATTTTTACTAAGAATCTGACTTTACTGGGTGTAATGGGACTTTATGTTGTATTCACAATTGGTCGTTCTTCAAGTTTTGCAACAACCATGACCAATAGTTTAGCTCAACTTCCTCATGATAAAGCTGCCTCTGGTAATGCTTGGTTTACTACAACTTCTCAATTTGCAGCGTCAGCAGGAACGGCTACAGCTAGTCTTATTGCAACAAAATCAAGTAATTTAACAACAGGAACTCAACATGTATTTATGTTTTTCCTTTGTCTTGCTTTGCTTAATTTTGTCTTCTATACTTTGATTTTGAACAAGAAGATAAAATAA
- a CDS encoding SDR family oxidoreductase, with translation MLNNIENKVVLITGASSGIGQATAELLAKKGAKIVLAARRENRLQELADKIKKAGGQAIYQVTDVTNPEDSKKLVQYAKENFGKIDAIFLNAGIMPSSPLSALHVEEWENMVDINLKGVLNGLAAVLPEFTAQKSGHVITTSSVAGLKAYPNGGVYGATKWAVRELMEVLRMESAQEGTHIRTATIYPAAINTELLNTITDKDAAEGMTALYEQYGISPEAIARIVAFALEQPEDVNVSEFTVGPTTQPW, from the coding sequence ATGTTAAACAATATTGAAAACAAAGTCGTCTTAATCACAGGAGCCTCAAGCGGTATTGGCCAAGCAACTGCTGAATTACTTGCTAAAAAAGGAGCCAAAATTGTACTAGCAGCAAGGCGTGAAAATCGTTTGCAGGAGCTGGCTGATAAAATTAAAAAGGCTGGTGGACAAGCAATCTATCAAGTGACAGATGTAACTAATCCAGAAGATAGTAAAAAGTTGGTACAATATGCGAAAGAAAATTTTGGCAAAATTGATGCTATTTTCTTGAATGCAGGAATCATGCCAAGTTCCCCTTTATCAGCTCTTCATGTTGAAGAATGGGAAAATATGGTTGATATTAATTTAAAAGGTGTACTTAATGGGCTTGCTGCTGTACTGCCTGAATTTACAGCTCAAAAATCAGGACATGTTATCACAACGAGTTCAGTTGCTGGCCTAAAAGCATATCCCAATGGTGGTGTTTATGGGGCAACAAAATGGGCGGTTCGTGAATTAATGGAGGTACTCCGAATGGAATCTGCTCAAGAAGGAACTCATATTCGGACAGCTACTATTTATCCGGCTGCTATAAATACTGAGTTACTGAATACAATCACTGACAAAGATGCAGCAGAAGGAATGACAGCTCTGTATGAACAATATGGGATTAGTCCAGAGGCAATTGCTCGCATTGTTGCTTTTGCTCTTGAACAACCTGAAGACGTTAACGTCAGCGAGTTTACTGTTGGACCTACAACACAACCTTGGTAA